In Falco rusticolus isolate bFalRus1 chromosome 7, bFalRus1.pri, whole genome shotgun sequence, the DNA window GAGTTGTTGTGCACTATGGTTTATTTGGATTCCCCACCAGAGAGCTGACAGATCTGATTTTGTTTGTTGGCCTGCATACCATCCATGGAATCAGATAGAAGTGTAAGTAGGGAAAATGCATTGCACCGGATTTTATTTGTACCGCGTTTTATACCTTAATACAGGACTAAAAGTGTGTTGCACACATACAAGTCTGTCTGGGCACACAAGTTCAGATTCTGTAATGGTTTTGTGTGAAATGTGTTCAGCACTTGTGGAACAGGACGTGAGCAGAAGAATTGGTTATAGCTATGGGCACTCTGTCCATAGCTGTCCCCTtcccaaacacagaaatgttgaaAAACTAAGAGTTTCAATTCACACTGAACAAGGATCTTCTTGCAAAGCTTTGGAAACTGCTGAAATTTTGTCCAGTGACTTCCATTACTACCAGTTTAGCATCTACCCCCTTGTCTCCTGCAACATCAACAGGGAATTGCTTCAGGCTGGAAAAATACTAGGTGGAGAGAAAGGGATGGGGAACAGGAAATCTTCAGACCAGTTTTGCCAGTGAAGGCCCTGTGTTGATAAGCAAGAgcttgagagagagaaaatcaCCTGTGGAGTCTGTGCATCTCTCACTTTACGGGGCTGAGCAGTGAAGGTCTGGGTCTTACTCATATTGAtataaatctgaagaaaattccTTGAAATTAAGTGAGTGTaacagagcagagctgtagAGGTTGATGGATACGGACACACGGCTTGGTGGAGACCATGTACGTAAGTGCTTGTTTGGTATGCAGTGACAGTGTCCTGCAGACAGCTGACTGATTGAAGAATTCAGTCACCAGCTGCATTTATAACCACAGGGTTGGGATTTCATAAGCTATCCCAAAGTGGGAATTTCCCCTGAGCCATCAGAGTTACGTATACAAAAGCCTCTTGAgttgcaatttctttttttgtcctttgagAAGTTGAAACTGGGTCTGAGTGGAGCAGATACAGAAagtccatttcttctttcagccaAGAGACCTTTATGCCTCTATAGGAAGACCCGTGTCCTGTTTGCTCTCCACCATTTGTCCTGAGCAGGAGAgtccctgagctgcagagcactggTCTGATGGGAATGTACCGCACCTGCAGGAAGGATAAGTGCACATTCTGCACCGAAACTGAGAGGAAAGTCGATTAGAGGGGGAATCTGGTAATTACAGTGTTATTAATTCCTTTCTGCTTGACCCTTAGAGCAAATCTTCACATGTTCAGTTTACATTTATTTGCACTGAAATGGAGCTCACTACCTCTCCACTCCAGTCATTGACACAATATTTTGTGCACAATACTGAATCTGTACAAATTCAATGTGCATTTAATGCATCTGTCTAGAAGTTACTGTGAAAAGACAAATACcctaaaacccaaacaaaccaggCTTTGTAAGCAGATCAGTAGTTCTAGTGCAAGGTAAAGTGGCTTGTTTTTACTGAGTGTGATAGATAGACTCCTTCAGAAATGATGACTTTATGTGAAATGTTCTAGGAATATTTCATGACCAGGttactgtactttttttttactgcaacaTGTGCAATTCACTTGATGTTCTTGTGCactttttttgattttttatttcattttgtatgaaagctttttcatttacctctcccttccccttaTTTATAAAAGCTGTTGTGGTTTTAACAGTTTAAATTTGCATTGTTGTAGTAAATAGCAGCTCTTGAATGTTATGTTTCCATCTTTCAAACTATGAATAAACAAGTAGATTCTGAAGGGCTATCAGCTGTCCTGAATAGCAACACCAAACAACCGAACACAAAAATAGCCAGGAAAGGTCTGAATCATTCCAAGCTTGAACAATTAATAATTTTGACGTTAATCTCAGGGGTGGGAGAAGAGTAAGTATTGCTAGAGAGGAGAAAGAGTTGCTATTCTTTGTAACTTTGGAAAGTCTCACACATCCCCATTCAGTGGTTTTGAATATACTTAACAATTGTTTTCTGGTCATTTGTGTTTTACTTCACTGCTGCTCCAGTTCAGAACCTCAGCAAGAgccactgcctgccctgggctggggagggaagtTCCATGTAACAAAGGATtttaaggattttaaaaagtaacatcAGTTTAAATCTGAGGGCAAATGCATAAGTATCTGTGTGCCAGAGGTAATTTGAAATGGTCTGGTTCAATCCTTCATCATAACTTAAAAACATGCTATTCTACTACAAGGAAATTGTACAGcaatatacatttaaatatgaagcagttaaaaagaagaaaaagaaaacaaagaatttaatATCGAAAAAAGTAGAAACTTGATTTTaactctcttctttctctggatttcttcagaaacagaatttctaCAGAGGCTGTCCACTTTGCCAAGTATTTTAATTTCGATAGAAATTCATATTCTGGTGTGATacacagcattttcaaatttcCTTTCTGAACTCATGCAGGAACACTTGCCCATGGCAATCATGGCAATACCTGGGCTTCGTTCCACAACCTGCTCTGGTCACCCAGATGGAAATCCAGACCTATGCCAAGGACGCTGCTCTGCATTGACAGCACTGAGACAGAGTTCAGCATCTGGTTTCAACTGGATTACAACAGTGACACAGAGCTATTGGTGTGAGAAAACATCCCTATTTCTATGTAAAAAATTCCTTGCCTACAGCTTTGCAAATTAAGAGCCATAGCTCTCCTCCCAGTAACTTACACAGGGGTACTGCCTCTGGTTTCTGTTCATCAGCTTGTGGAGGGGGACAGAGTCCTCCTATGGacttccccccaacccccctcaaaaaaaaaaaaaaaaaaaaaaaaagacaaaaccgGAAAGACATCTTAGTACATTCATATCTTCATTTCTGGATCAAGAGCTAACGTGATGTCTTTAACCCTTAGATCAGCTTTTTATCAGCTTGCATGTAGTTGGCAGGTACGTGCTACCAAAGCCAATTCCTGCTGTCTCTCCTATAGGCATAGTCCATACAGGCTTGATACACGTTTTAAGTGCTGGTAGCAGGGAGAAAACAATGAAAGCAATCTCCATTTCTAATTTTGATCTGCTGGACTAACACATTACAGCTGTTGTTTCCATAAAAAGTAAACATTGGCGGGATATATTGTGAGGTTTGGGGAAAGAATGAGCTACCTGTAGCCTGAGAGTAGTTTATATCCTAATGAAAGTTGCAACTTGGTTATATAAGACCAAACCCCATCAAAAGATGCAAAATGATACTCTACAACTGCTTAAGATGGTAATTCTTTCATGACTGCAATGCGCTCGAAAGAAGTGTTGCCTGTTTTTCCCCTTGTGGAGATACCAAGAGTCATAGGGAGCTACACTAACCAGAGACCAAGCTGATCAAGGCCACTTTTTATTGAATCCTTGGAGAACTTCTTGTTAGCTTCAGCAAGAGCAGCTTCAGGCCCTGGGAGATCACCGGCATCCGTTCTCTGGCCCCTTCCCCCCCATTAATACACTTCTCTTGACCTCAGTGATTTACTCTAGTATAACTGAATAGATATACATGCCTGCAATATTAAACCTTTCAGATCTCATGTTCTGTGCCTTAGCACCACTGCCTCCATGGGCATAAGAAAAATCTAACTCAGAAAAATCCCGTTAACTTTTCTAACActaatttgttaaaataattggGAAAACACCAGGCAAATAATTTGCAGACAGGTCTTGTGATCGTATCTTAAAATCAGGCAAAATAAAAGATGCATGTGAGCCAGAAATCAAGGCAGGCTATTCCATGCAGTTTTTTCGTCTATcatattttatggttttgtaTTCAACAAATACAATTTCTCATTTGTTCCTTTGAATGCAAACAGTTCCTAATGTGGAAATTCGTGCTGCTTCCATTTGCACCAGCTTAGTGCTAGGTAATTTTCCAGagaaataatttgcagtttACATCACTCTGAATAGGCAGAGGTTTCAGCCCTCATATCTGCCCACCAGTTGCAAATCAAACTTGTGTCTACCCAGTGGGGCAAAAATAAACAGACTGCATTTGCAGaatcaccaaaataaaattacctcttttcttcccttaattttttcttttaattctctcACTATTTACATACAAGAAGAGCTTAAATCAATTCACAAAGTGTGATTCCTACATTAAATACTGTCCTTCCAGTCTCTTGCATGCAAAAGGAAGTGACCTGAATATCTTGACTTCTCTGGAATTACTTTAAAGTACAAAAACTCTTTGAATGGGTTTaattcatttcattttgctgctgctgccgcagGGCAACCCCGGAAAGATGTTCCCACATGGAGGAGGTCTCCTAGGTGTTACAAGTGCGGCTATGAATGGCCCGCAGCCCCGCTCGCCACAGCTCAGACAATGCCTGTCGATGAAAGAGCCCTGGTTTGCCTCATGCTCCGTGCCACCAGCTTCGTAAGGCTTATTCCTAATTTACACGTGTACCAAGGGGAGAGTCGAGCCCAATAGCTTCCCAACAGTTACTAATTCGCTCCAGCCCGCCCACGAGGAAGAGGGTGCGATTGCTGAcctccttcccactgctgctccacGCTGTCAGCAGCTCACGCCTGGTGCCCAACCGGGCATTTCAATGCACTCTCAGGAGCTGTTGTGTTCAGCGTGACTCTGACACCCCCTGGCTAAAGATAGCCAAAAACATTGAAGATTGGCGGGGGGACGGCGGGCTTGGTGGGGATGGGTTTCAAAACCACAGGCCTATAGAGTTTCTGCCCTGTGCCCTCGGCCTCCTTGCAGAAGGGCGGCACCTCCGCTGGCAGCGCAGCCACACTCTTcctccacagccccagccctggaaaGGGCGATGGGGGCAGCGTGCTGGGGGGCTGGTacacccccagcccagggcaggggaaggggcagcaggtCCAGGCACCCACCCGACCCGAGAGGACCCCGGCAGGGTCCTTCTCCCCAGCATGCGGAGCAGGCTCAGGGGGGCTCTCTGGGCCAGCAGCATCCGGGCTCcgtttgcttttcttcccctcatAGGGAGGAGGGTCTCTGGGGGCTGGGACCCCCTCGGGGCCAGCAGGAAAGGCCCTGGCTGGCAGGCTCTGGGCTGGCCGTGGCTCTTCCCAGAAGGAAGCGGGGAGCTGTCGCTTCCTCATGGGCACCTGGTCCGGCCTGGTGGCCTCAGAGTTTTGCTCCTGCAAGACCCGTTCCCCGGCGAGGTTCTCCTCAGCCTCAGCAGTCTGTGGCACCTTCTCGGTGGCAGCTCCGCCAGGGGGGCTGGGGTCAGGTGCCTCAGGCTGGGGGCCCCGGCCCCGGTCCTCTGCCCCCCTGCGCCAGCTGCACTCGGGGGGCTTGCTGGGGTGGCACCGTGGGATTCGGGAGTACTTCTGAGAAAACCGCTTGAGCTGCTTCTGCAAGTATTTTCTGTGGTCCACCGACCGGCGACAAGGAGCCGATTTATCCAGAGCCGCTTTGATGTCGCTGGAGGCCAGGTTGACAAAGTTCAGTAGGGTTTTTACCTCGCTGTCCGATGCCATCTCACTGGATGCACCACACGGAATTTCCCATTAAAAGTTTATAACCCGCCTTCAGTCAAACGCTGACAAACCTGCGAAACACGACAGGCAGACTTAAGAGCGGGAAGACTTGGTTCAAATAGCACCCAGCAAatggagggaggctggggggacATGTCAAACTTCTCAGCCACGCAGACAAGTTGTCCATCAGCCCTCCTCCATGCCGGCAAACTCCCGCCACGTGCCCGCAGCCCACGGCCCCGCGCCGCTGCCCCAGTGCACACCGGCATGGGGAGCGGCTCACCAATGCCAGCCCGGCGTCTAATCTTGTTAGATAGTGCTTACGTGGAAAGAAGCAGGGGCTGCCACTCCTGCCTCCCTGTAAGCAAGCGCGGACACTCACCCGGCGTGCGGCGGCTTTTCTCGccggtgctggcagctgcagcgTCGCCGCGAAGAAGAGCCCCTTCCCCGCTAATCTCGTTAGGCAGGTTACACACCGCCAACCTCGGCGGAGGCGGCCAGGGCCTGCCAGTGTTTGGACGCAGTTTAGCAAGCACTTGAGCAAGCTGAATGAATATCGACTCCGGCGAGTTCGGGGCTCTCCCAGGCCAATCAGAAGCCACTTTGCCAAATACAAAGCATCCCAATCAGGCATCAGCCTCCCCTCCTCGCATTCTTTGCCATCACAAATTGTCACCATGGGGACAGCCACAGAAAGACAGCTAATAAATACAATCATTTCCCCACGATTTCTACCATTCTCCCTATCCTCTTCACCCCTACCGtggcctttctttttaaaatgacacaaTCCAAAGTGCAAGTGCTGAGGATGAGTTAGGGAAGTTTAGACACCCTTTTCTCTGCACTCCCCAAAGCTATCTGGGGGCTGATACTAACCATGCTTCATTGGCACAGGACAATGTAATACGGGGGACAAGGCTAGCCTACTTTTAACCATTCCTCAtcagagcctttttttttttttttttttttttttttttaaggggaggATGATGTCAGAAAAAGGTAGGAAAGGAACAAATCTCTAAAGAGATGTGCAGATATCCATGGAAAGGGAGCTTGAGCGCTCAAGAATCTTGTCTTTATGTTTGCCCCCTCAATTGAGTTACACAAAAGCTGAATTACCCATTCAAACTACCCGGACAAAAGGATGGAGTTGGATAGTACTCTTGCATCTGTAGTCAAACAGTTAGAGACTTAAATCGAGTCGTCATGATGGAGAAAGAGTTAGACAAAGCCCATAGAATTGCCATCAGCAAACATTTTCCTGTGTCATATTAGTGGGTCTCCATGACTCCCCCTGGCCTGGGGACAATAGCACAAGTTTGCACACTCGACTACTGTCACCCTGCCAACGCTGGCAAGGAGCAGAAACAGGACAATCCTTTAAGGGGAAAGCATGCCCGCTGCAGGGAAGGtaagaagagagggaagaaaaggcgTGTGAAATGCTAATTGAGCTGCTTCCTTTACTGATCCAGAGTTATGTGAGCCCTCCGCCTTCTCGCAGGCTTGTCCCTAAGGGGTGGCAATAACTTAATAGCGCAGTAAAAAcaagagctggaggaagaggagagcagaaggaCTGCCCTCGTTGTGCATCGGCCACACCGACgacacagagctggcagcagcctgtgtgCCAGCCCAGGAcccactgcctcccacagctggagcagtgctgctcctgctttccAGACTTCAGCACCCTGGGTCTGGGAAGAGTGGAGGGAGGCCCAGGACCTGTGCATCCACCTTCAGGAAGATGCTGCTAGCTCTGGATGGAATACAG includes these proteins:
- the FAM181A gene encoding protein FAM181A, translating into MASDSEVKTLLNFVNLASSDIKAALDKSAPCRRSVDHRKYLQKQLKRFSQKYSRIPRCHPSKPPECSWRRGAEDRGRGPQPEAPDPSPPGGAATEKVPQTAEAEENLAGERVLQEQNSEATRPDQVPMRKRQLPASFWEEPRPAQSLPARAFPAGPEGVPAPRDPPPYEGKKSKRSPDAAGPESPPEPAPHAGEKDPAGVLSGRVGAWTCCPFPCPGLGVYQPPSTLPPSPFPGLGLWRKSVAALPAEVPPFCKEAEGTGQKLYRPVVLKPIPTKPAVPPPIFNVFGYL